From Thalassovita sp.:
CCGCCTCTCTGCCCGTATGCTGCTGGAAATCGGTGCGGTGAACTTCAACTCGCGTGAGCCCTATACGCTGGCCTCTGGCCTGCCCTCGCCCAGCTATGTGGATTGTCGCAAGCTGATCTCCTTCCCGCGGATCCGCACCACGCTGATGGACTTCCTGACCGTCACCGTCATGCGCAATGCTGGCTTTGAGGCCTTTGACAACATCGCCGGTGGCGAGACCGCAGGCATCCCCTTTGGCGCGCTGGTTGCTGAACGCATGGCGCTGCCGATGACCTATGTGCGCAAGAAACCCAAGGGCTACGGTCGCAACTCCCGCATCGAAGGCGTCATGACCGAAGGCCAGCGCGTGTTGCTGGTT
This genomic window contains:
- a CDS encoding orotate phosphoribosyltransferase; this encodes MIPTSYPSKEEIARLSARMLLEIGAVNFNSREPYTLASGLPSPSYVDCRKLISFPRIRTTLMDFLTVTVMRNAGFEAFDNIAGGETAGIPFGALVAERMALPMTYVRKKPKGYGRNSRIEGVMTEGQRVLLVEDMTTDGGSKLSFVDAIRETGAECGHTAVIFYYDIFPETTKRLGDHGVELHYLCTWWDVLAEAKAQKAFDEETLNEVESFLNDPRAWQEANKKG